TCCAGCAGGTACCGGGTTTCACAGTCAATGCGGCAGGCGGTGATGCTGTACGTGGAGAAGTATTCAGAGTCTATGGGAGTAGACTTGCAATCTCCCCAAGGCGGAGGGAGGTACTGAAGCTAAAAGAGCAAACAGCACATGTTTTCCCTCAGTATATCATCACACAGGATTACAACAAATAACGTTACGCAAGTGCAGTACAGCAAAAGTACAAAAGAGGacaacaaactgacaaaacccaacacaaatgtaaaaaaataaaaatacacaagcatttaaatgacatgaaaatgtgCGCTGAGACGATTGGGCACAAATCGTCCGGTCAGACCAACATTATTGCTCATGTATAGCAGCAAGCAGGCATCATGCAGAACATTAGTGATGCTAGTCTAGTCCTCGGTGGGAAGCAGAATACCATAGGACAAGAGACAGGCTTAAGAGAAATCTGTAAAATATGTCTATTCAAACAGGACACCACAATCAATGGACACATTTTACAACCCTGAGAACAGAACTCAACAATAAAGAGTTTTtgaatgaacaaataaatgttgttcTGAATTTAACAGACATTCTACAGCATTACATCCTATTTTATAGTATATAGTGGATGGATTCCTAATGAATAAACTACTCCCCAGAAGcttataaaacagtttttattgctGATTAACTCTTCTAATCTAAGCCCGTGAGAGTTAGTTATAAAACTACCCTGGTCTGCAAAGCCATGTGAATTAAACAACGCAGTGAAGTCAGTCTGCAGTCTCATTAGAGGTAAAACTCTCATTAAAAGGTGAAGAGCAGGTGATTACATTTATGAGTAACCAAGTAAATTAATCCACTAATGAGGAACATTTAATGCCTgaattttaaagttttgtttcacGGAAAACATTAGACCCAAGGTGCTCAACTTATAACTGCAGCAATGCAGTTATAAGACAAGCTAGTCAATGCCAAAAGCTTCTGCCTGGCAAACTTCCCGAGAACTGATACTGCTATTGTCACATTAAGGTTCACTGTAATTCACAATCATCTCCACCAGCTCTAACCAGGTTAACTCTGACAATCTAATAGTCAATCAGTCAGTAGAAAGTGACAGAGATAGAGTGCCAATCAGTGAAGGAGTGGATTTAAATTTGCAAACATTATTAAGCCTTTATTGAACTCCATTTCTGGCCcacagagttaaaaaaagatgccAAAGTCTTCATGGATAATAAAACCAACTAAATCAAATTGTTTGGTCCCTCCAGAATGACATTAAGTAGCAGCCAAGTGGATCGCACCAATAACATAAaggcaaaacaaacagaactggACAGGGTAAAGCCAAAAAAACGCTTTGATGAAGATACAGACTCAGATTAACTGTATGTACACACCGCAGccgacttgagctgcaaaagAAGCTCAGGCCACTCTTTAAGGACGCATGTCAAAAAGTACGGAGATGCTTTTGACCTTTTGGCCACTTTGAAGTGGGAGCATTCTATGTTCGATCATATGTTTCTCTGGAATCAGCAAGGACATCTATCCGGTTGGTTGCTGGTCTTTTGCTGCTTAACAACCTAGCCTACCATAAAGTTGACCTAGTTTCAACTTTCTACTTGAAGCTCAACAAGCCCAAAACGCAACCCCGATGGATTCGACGCTTCCTGCAGCGGAGAGAAGCCACCTTCCACTgtaaatgaatgacttccggtaacttTGAAGCTCATGTCAGCCACGGATCAAAGCTGGAACAAAACCCATTACTGTAGCTGCTCTTTACTATTAAACAGAGAAGATGATGGACGGACTGCATATGTTGGTGGATGTTGTTGCTTTAGCCACACGGAGGGGGAAAGATGAATGGGGGTGCAGCAGATTAAAGTGTGGGACTTACTGACGGGTGTGTAGCTATTTAACAATCCAGTATTTGTGGCATGCAGCAAGCCCAAACAGTCATTAGCCACCCTCTACTCATAGGACACCTCATCTAGGGTGAGGGGTGAGGGTACACAGCCCAcatgattatcaaaataatattaGGGACAGAAAGTTGTCCACCCCTTCAGACAGAAAGAAGGCCTGTTGTCAGCATTACAGCAAAACAGCTACAACTCCGGACTTTGGTACTGGTGGGTTGTCATTTTCTCTTCTCACATCCACTCAAGCTTGAGTAACAACAAAGTTCAGTTCCCCCCCCCATAACATAAGTCTACTCTAAAACTTGGTGGTGTAGTCTTCACATGTCTCTTTGAGCTCACAAGTCATGGCTTCCTATTATAAATGAAATTCCTGTCAGAATCTTCACAAATGAAGTCTTGAAATCATAAGTGCTTCATTAGCCAGCCTATTAGTACAGTGAGAGCAGTGCCATTATACTCACCGGAGACTGACTAAAATTAATGCTGGCCAGACTTTAATGACAGTCTAATTAATTCAGCTACATCTTTTAGGTCGTAAACAAGTCTTTTAGCTGTCACTGGTGTGGGTGCTCGTGTAACAATTATAAATGACAATCCATGCTCTTTTGCTTTCAGCGGGAATCTCTGTGATGTTGATTAATAGATCAGGATCACTTCTTGGATATGGCTGAACCCTTTTACAACACTAAGAAAAAGAgagtataaaaaagaaatatttcaatAGTTTCAAAACTGCTTCCCAAAAATAGAATTTGTCATCTTTGTGGTGTCCAAGTGTCTGCTTTACCAAACTCTGCCTCAATCATGCTATGTTATTCTGCTGAAACAATAGTGGAAGATTTTGGTCATTTATCTCATGCTCATGAACCGACCAAGACCCTTAACTTTGGTagcaaaatcatttaaattaggCTTTAGTAATTTCTCAGGTAATTCATTGGATTTACATCTGGACTATCCTTCAAAAGGACTGATTGTGTGCGGAAATTTTTAATGAGCCTGCAGCACAATACAGAAATACACTTGATCCCAAAGGTAATCATTACAAAATCCTAAAATCTTTTGTGGCACAGGCACCATTTTCTTGCAACTAACAATGAGGAGCTCTCTGTTTGTCAGAGgctatttttaatataatatatatataatattttctaTAGTTAATGGGCACTGGCTGGCGTGGATTCTTAGACAAACACAGAATGAAGCAGTGCAAAAAAGGTTGAGGTTGGAAGGGAGGAGGCTGAACATTAGGTACCAGTTGCTGCTGACATGACACAAAAGTTTGGAAACCAGGGGCCACACCAAATCCCAGTTGGTCAATGAAGGGAGGCTCGTCCTGGCTGTGGATCTGAACCTTGATGCCTGCTTCGTAGGAGGTTTCATCTGTGGATACAGCACGCCAGAAAACGTAACAACACTTTTAGTGTTGCTAAAGCCCATGCTGAATGCTAACAGCAAAGAGATATTCATATATAAAACCAAAGATTTTGTACATGCTGAATACTTTACAACTGTAAGATTAGGGGTGGGCATTGAGAACCAATTCCTTCTTGGAATCGTGTAAAAACTTAAGAATTCCAGTGGAATCGTTTCTTTATAGGAATCATTTGGAGgattttggtttcaaatccgATTGTCGCTTCCCAATTTAATATGCACACGTTTTGGTTTACGTAAGCAGCCgggcgcttgttgtgttgcagccatggagcgcAGTAAGCGGCgctctagtgtggctttattttacaatgaaaaagCCCTGTAAAAGTGCAAACCACTACccaatcaaaaataaaacgttcctcttatttgtgaaataagcatATGACCCATTTCAACTCCACCTGTCAAAGAATCAGAATTAAGAATCGATAAGAACCGGAATCGAAATAGGAATATAAGAATTGGAAAACAGAATCGTTAAAATCCACGATGCCCAACCCTATGTAAGATACAGTGGGCGTTGTTGTCCGCCATACACTGAGGCAACATGTCAATGAATGCAATATATTAGACCTGATGTCAGTTGTAAACCTGGAGAATATATAAagataatatattattaaacaTAAATTCTGTATTGAGCAAGTTCTGCAGAAATTTAGCAGTAAAGTCAATAAGAAGACCTGGGTGAACCTTGccattatataatgtatattaagTCTTACGTTCTCATGgtaaagaaatgacaaagaaCTGGAGGAGTAGTTGGGATTTCCAGAGTAACCCAACAAGATGGAGGGATTTTTTACAAAAGGGTTATACAAGTTAAAATGTTAACGTACTGACCTGTCTCTCCCCAAACAGGCAGATATTCATCCTGCTGAATATCCAACATGATCTCCAAGCCGTTCCCTGTGCCACCTTTTAACGTGGTCAACAAAGGGTTGCCGTCTAATCCAGAGTTGAATGTGTAGCATTTTCCGTAGCGTGTgtatatctgtaaaaaaaagaacacagaaaaaGCAGGAGCATTAATGAAAAGTCAAACCCTTTCGGATGTGCTGTGGTAAACTGTGTACCTGTACGAGTTGTATTACATTACAGCCTCAGGGTGGACCTTTGGGGGGTGTCCTAAGCACGGCAGTGAGCATGATCGTGCAGTGGTAAAGGCAATGAGATTGTTACCATATTTTACAGAAACATATGaattttcctgttatttctgagaatttgataaaacaaaattgtatattatgcttgagtaaataaaaCCCCAATTAACAAACTGGTTAaacaaataatgtttaaataaatcattggCAGGGTCCAGTACTGCCTTAATCTGGACGATAAAACTGAGATTAGCTCTAATTTTCAAGTTTATGTTCCACTTTTTaatggttgttttttaaattgcttttaaagacatttactATAGAGAGGATTTGAATTGCTATTTATCACTGCTGAGGCCTTGTGAATTCCAGATGAAGTAGTACTAGCATTAAACAGGCACCAGACTCTGATTTGAGGAATTAATGAGTTTTCCTTAGCAGCAGTAGCAATCTCACTCCAAATTTCCCCTGAGTAACTTAAGAGTGAATGTACTATTTTGCCGTCATTAAATACGAATCATCTGAGGTGGAAGCTCTCTGGCCACACAAACAACTTCTAAATTGGGTTTGTAAaagatatttgtgtttttgagcCTTACAAACTTCTTGAGAGAGCAAACCTGTGCCAATACAACTCAGCTTAATGTTTGATGTACAATCTCCACTGTAGGTTTGCTCACAACAAATCTCTTTTCAACTTAATTTCTCCTGTTGGCTTGAGTTATTTATCTTTAGGTTTCCCTGTGATTGGAAATCCTAGTGCCAAACAAGTACAAATAAAGTAGCATCATGAttagaaatgttgacattttaaactgaactctacagttttaattaagAGAAATCTTAATATTCTGAATACAGCTTGAGGGGTAGTAATGTGGAATACTTTGgaatattttacattgaaaaaccTCCTGtccaaaattaaatgaaaaggattTAAATTTTCAGGTCATtgtaatttgtattattgtattgtattgtattattatgttatttttaatcattttgtcggcctcacaaagaaaatgatcgaataactaaaaacaaacattggaGCCAACAACCAATTCAAACGTCAACATCTGAGAAATCAAACCTGTTTGGAATTTGAAATTACCATCTTGAAATTCCAGAAAGGGGAATTCAGTGCTAATACCAACATTATTTCTTAATGGTTAATGTTCAGAATGAGGTTTAcaagctgtattttttttttgtttggttatgaaatcaaattcaaactgtaaatcttaaaaaaagatttaggtTTACAATTGCTGATCCATTACAAAGTATTATGAGCTTTTTTAggcaaatcaaattaaaataccTTACTGATAAAGTTTAGAGGGTATTTGCAACACTGAGTCACACGTCCTACATCAACATTGTCCAAATATACGTACTTGGCAAACACCACCGGGCCATGTGTAATGTGAGACCCTGGCAAGACACTGTGACTGCTTGAATGAAGTTTTTGGTGGCTTTCTCATCAGTCTTGCTGTCTACATCTGTCGTCACCTTATTTTTAAACGAGTAATgcaggaaagaaagaaatttcACCTAACGATTTATTTACACAGTGTGGTGTGGTAAGGTAATGGTCAGAGGGCTGCTGGCAAAAACTCAACCAGCATAGCAAAAGCTGATCTCAAGAGATCAGAGTCAGTGTTCCATATccagacacagacagacttaCATGCAGCTCAGAAAGATTAAACAGCTCTTTGGTCCTTTTCCCCTGCTGGCTTTATAATGAGGTCTGCAAAGTGACTAGAgacctgtttttaaagattctGATTTAAGTTAAGATAAAACAGGAGTTTCATTTGGTCACACCATGTGTTGCTGAAGATGCAACACGAGTTTAAATCCCAATTATGAACCCAATCTGACCATGGCTTTACAGGTTGTGGAGGATCTGCACTGGTTTGTGCAAAACAGGGAAGCCGCCATGGACAACTGACATATTGCAGTGTGCAGGACTTTGTATTTAAACTGTCTCAAGACCAGTTAAAGTAGTCACAGGTACAGGTTtgattcttttgtatttttataactCTCGTCTACAAAGGCAAGTGGTTGAATGTGATGCCAGTGACAGGTTGGTGTTTTAAAACAAGTGTGTAACCAGATTTAAATTATCAGTGTTGTAGAAACTAATTATGCACTCTGCATGCATTCTTTTTACTGTAGACATTTCTCCGTTGAAACCTTTAAATATGTTCTGATGACACTGCATTGAAAGCATTTGATAGAAATATTACCATTTTGAATAGTGTGACTATGGTATGCAAACGTCATACACTTCCTCAATGCAGCATTCAGTGCTTACTCAGAAATGAATGGGTGTAGACTTGCGACTGGTGTTTTAAATAAGAAGCTCAgctgcattttttaaacaaggCCATCTAATCCACACAACCTCCAGATGTTCTAATCACAGAAGCTAAAATCTGGACTGATTTACAATGTCTGAATTATTAATCCTCAAATTTTCTTCCTTAATATTGTTGTCAGGGGTTCAAAAGCGAAAAGACGTTAAAACAACTGGAAATCCAATAACTCGCCAGGATGAatataaacaaatgaaagttCCAAAAACAGTAAAGTCCTTGATTATGacatgacattgttttttttttaacacaacatgAAAGTCACATTGTATCCTTGAGTGACTTGTTGAAGACATTAtgtttaaaagggaaaaaaaaactgtcatatCTGAGAGGCAAAAAACAGGACAGGCTTCTCTGCCGCTTTGAAACATCAACACCTTAATGTGTCTTCGGATTCATATCCACACCTGACAAATACCATCGTTCTTTCTGTACATACAGTGCTGAAGCTTTTGTAGGTGCAGGTTTCCCCTCGGAACCTGCACACCAGCAGCATGTCCTCCAACTGGTGGCCGAGGCGTCCCATCATCTCAGTGGTGTTGATGCTGTACTCAGGGGGCGGGGAGTAATCGTCGAAGTCCAGCAGGCTCAGGAGACCCTGCTTGTGGCTGTCCTTAAGGATAGACAGGCTCCTCTCCATCACTGTGTGATTTGGATACATGAGGTCCATCCAGTAGCCGCTGTGATACAGGTCCTCCTTGGTCAGAGACGATACGCggaacacatttttattgcagAAAGTAACAGCTGGGAAGGACAAGTTGTGAGCCCATACCATGTAGATCTTTGTGATGGCAGGGTAGGACATCATGTAGATGATTCGATTCCAGGACCAGGTGCACAGGAGACTGACACAAACGAAGAAGGCCATGATCCAGACGGCTCGCTGCAGTTTAGACTTGTTCGAAGAGAAGACAAACTTCACACCGTGGATCTTGGTCCTCATTGTAAAATCCACCATGCTCTCTTTCAATGTTGGTTTCAGCGAGCTGGACCCAGTGTTTTGGTGATGGGTCTCTTGGGCATCATTGTCTTTGTGTGGTTCCAGGGCGACTGCTCCGGATGTGGGTGCTTTAATCATAATATCCTGTGTCAAGGCAGGCACTTCTTTAGCAAATGCGGGTCTTAGTAGCCCGCCCTAGACATGCCCAATTCACACACTGGCTTTCTCCACAACCTTCTCCTGGTTTTAGTACCACAGATTCCAGGTAGCAATGACTCGAGTCCTAATGTGCAGCTGTCCCACTGTTCAGCCTTGAGAATTATTTGCCGTGAAGATAAAATCAAAGGAACTGAGCTACTTGGGGGAGGTAAAATTGATTTACATAATAATTcctttatgacaaaaaaaaaaatcgtctGAATCCCTCCACTAATGAAAACCATCAAGCGTAACCATCAACAGTCCTTCATCAATAGATAAATGGATGTGATAATTGCAGATGTAAGCGACGGCTTCACTCCCAGAGGCAATCACTTTGAAAATCCGGAGAGGCTTACCCCTGTTGCTCTGATCTTTCACTCCATCTCCTTCTCCAGTGCCAGACAATACTTGCAGATTTCGGGGGGTTCTCTTTCTCGCTACCCAGAAACCAACTCCTCCCTTTTTTCCAACAGCttgaaaagatgtttttttagactGTTGCCTCGCAGCCTGCAGAACGGATAATAAAGCTTGTTGCCCCCCTACCCACTCTCTCTACAGTAGGAGAACGAGGTGGAGCCAGTGGATGAAATTGTTTTCCTCCGATGATGAAGTAGACCTCCAATGGATAAAGAGGCATGGAGAAGGTATCGatcaaagtacaaaaaaatgtgataaagaaCCTGAACAGAAATAATGATGGTCTGAAATTCTTTGATATCGAAGAAGCTGCAGCTTGCTCGTTGatcaatatatctatataattGATAACTGGAGAGAGCCAGCTAGTTGGagaaaaactcaaaatgaagtCAAAATATCCATAATAACATATTTCCTTGTTCATCTTTTCTGCCAGTTTCaataaattaattcaaatgCAGTGTAATGGAAGCTGACATGCTGCTGCATGAAGATGCATGGCTCCGGCTGATAAAGGTGCCTTGCTCCGTTCATGTGAGACTACTTTATCAGAGGATTCTCTTTGGCAGAAAACCCAGCTTTCAATGGTCACATTGTAATGTAACTATTGGTTGATTAACCTGATCACAGCGTTGGAAATAAATGgtcgagaaaaaaaaaatagattctgAAAAGTGAAAACGTAGCAAAACATGTTGAAttactgtgtgtactgtgaGAGGGTTTCATTTGCAAATTTATATGGGATGAATTGGACTAAACTAATTTGATACGACCTAgtttaaatataacaaaaactGAGAACTCAGAACTGATCTGCCAACTCTGAATCCAtaaattgatttttgttttatcatcgCTCCGTATCTGTACGTTAATGTTCGGACTTCTGCTGTCCGATAACACTTTCTATTCTCTACAAATTTAATCAAAACCAATGAAAAGTGCTAAGAAAACAGAAGTGAAAGTGTAAACAGAAGAAGAGGCTTTTGGTAACTGCGGTAAATTGAATGTCAAATAGTGAGTTTAATTATCACCCATTCACTTTTCAAGGCCAAGTCATTGTTCAGTATGAAGgatgaatatataaaaatgtaattcaatggAAATATCAAAAGGTTAAATTGTATACTTGTAGTGATTATGCATTGGGAATCCTTAGTTCCTACCAGcacatttgttatttataatgctgaacttttttgtccaaaaaaaacataccaaacTTTGAAGTTCTGAATAAACATGATACCCTTGAGGCAATTAACAAATTCGAACCGGGCTCCAGAGGGGCAATCTCTGCTTTCCTTCGTATGCTTCACGGTGGAGCTCCGATGAACACAGAGGTGTATAAATGGGCATGGGCAGAGGAGTTGAATATGGAGTTAAATGACAAAATTTGGGAAGAATGTCTACGTAATTTGCAAAGGTGTTCAGTTAACACTAGACACAATCTGTTACAGTTTAAAACACTCCATAGATTATAATATTCAAGAGAATAGTTACACAAATTTTACCCAGGTATCCCACCAGTATGCAACCGATGTAAGTCCCAGATAGGTACTCTAGCACATTCTTTCTGGTCATGTAGTAAACTACATTCATGTTggaaatgcatttttcttttcttttctgaggCTTTTTTAGTAAGAATCTGGTACCCTGCCCCTTGGTAGCAATCCTGGGGGCCACAAGTGTCCTTTAGTCCATCAATAAATCTGAAGTTAGAGCCATTCAATTTGGGATGGTGATTGCAAAAAAGTTAATTCTACATGTATGGAAAATGGATTCCGTGCCTACATATAGTTTGTGGCTGCGAGAACTTTCAAATACTTTGCATCTGGAAAGACTGAGATTTTATAatgaagacagaggagacaagTTTGAGAAGACATGGGACCCAATCCTGAATCATCCTAAAAATGTGAACCCTTAGACGTAGGCTACTTTAAAAGGCCTCACTGTGAaaatttgtgtgtgatttgaaaaTTTCTATTTGTTAAACTTTATCttaagatgtatttttttatagtatcCATCCTTACCATGACCGTGGAACATTATTGTAATCCTAAATGTGCTGTGTTCTTTATGTtcagtatatttattttttattttttccctctctgttaatttttttg
The window above is part of the Etheostoma cragini isolate CJK2018 chromosome 12, CSU_Ecrag_1.0, whole genome shotgun sequence genome. Proteins encoded here:
- the asic1c gene encoding acid-sensing ion channel 1C isoform X2; this translates as MIKAPTSGAVALEPHKDNDAQETHHQNTGSSSLKPTLKESMVDFTMRTKIHGVKFVFSSNKSKLQRAVWIMAFFVCVSLLCTWSWNRIIYMMSYPAITKIYMVWAHNLSFPAVTFCNKNVFRVSSLTKEDLYHSGYWMDLMYPNHTVMERSLSILKDSHKQGLLSLLDFDDYSPPPEYSINTTEMMGRLGHQLEDMLLVCRFRGETCTYKSFSTIYTRYGKCYTFNSGLDGNPLLTTLKGGTGNGLEIMLDIQQDEYLPVWGETDETSYEAGIKVQIHSQDEPPFIDQLGFGVAPGFQTFVSCQQQLLQYLPPPWGDCKSTPIDSEYFSTYSITACRIDCETRYLLENCNCRMVHMPGTSTVCTPEQYKDCADPALDFLVEKDNDYCVCQTPCNMTRYGKELSMVKIPSKASAKYLAKKFNKTEQYIGENILVMDIFFEALNYEKIEQKKAYEIAGLLGDIGGQMGLFIGASVLTILEIFDYLYEVFKDKVLGYFIRKKRPQRCQSDNLSTCDTLRSHSDSLGFTPNMLPRHPTLGNFEEFAC
- the asic1c gene encoding acid-sensing ion channel 1C isoform X1, which translates into the protein MIKAPTSGAVALEPHKDNDAQETHHQNTGSSSLKPTLKESMVDFTMRTKIHGVKFVFSSNKSKLQRAVWIMAFFVCVSLLCTWSWNRIIYMMSYPAITKIYMVWAHNLSFPAVTFCNKNVFRVSSLTKEDLYHSGYWMDLMYPNHTVMERSLSILKDSHKQGLLSLLDFDDYSPPPEYSINTTEMMGRLGHQLEDMLLVCRFRGETCTYKSFSTIYTRYGKCYTFNSGLDGNPLLTTLKGGTGNGLEIMLDIQQDEYLPVWGETDETSYEAGIKVQIHSQDEPPFIDQLGFGVAPGFQTFVSCQQQLLQYLPPPWGDCKSTPIDSEYFSTYSITACRIDCETRYLLENCNCRMVHMPGTSTVCTPEQYKDCADPALDFLVEKDNDYCVCQTPCNMTRYGKELSMVKIPSKASAKYLAKKFNKTEQYIGENILVMDIFFEALNYEKIEQKKAYEIAGLLGDIGGQMGLFIGASVLTILEIFDYLYEVFKDKVLGYFIRKKRPQRCQSDNLVFPENPTSPGVTPNHAPRAPVTPSGVTRTVSDSRRTCYLVTRL